The following proteins are encoded in a genomic region of Pangasianodon hypophthalmus isolate fPanHyp1 chromosome 26, fPanHyp1.pri, whole genome shotgun sequence:
- the LOC128317514 gene encoding uncharacterized protein LOC128317514, producing MNMTSIPSAISDTILNMTLLDLVPHFQSFSPGDFALWFQTYLSFFLPGIGPNTLSIIPMNISCDSYREIVKGLDNVYSDLSATQSDTVFNYTQDYLKYQSSQGLSCYGRGSFYVFLKQMFLNFGFPDLKDFLSLIPADRQAELLCSISPEELSEFLNRPNTVIDGSELCTLLNNYNRTNQYLEMGSVLSSALASHTLGCVWPRALNASSQADVEQWFNVTLVHYLPYLSSQLISSAQLSGASCLSYRKL from the exons atgaaCATGACTAGCATTCCTTCAGCAATATCAGACACCATTCTGAACATGACACTCTTGGATCTGGTGCCTCACTTCCAAAGTTTCAGCCCAGGGGACTTTGCCCTGTGGTTCCAGACTtacctttccttcttccttcctggGATTGGTCCAAACACCCTGTCGATCATCCCCATGAACATCAGCTGTGACTCCTACAGAGAGAT agtgaaaGGACTTGATAATGTGTACAGTGACCTCTCTGCAACACAGTCCGACACTGTCTTCAATTACACACAAGACTATCTCAAGTACCAGTCCAGCCaag GCCTGAGCTGCTACGGCAGAGGAAGCTTCTACGTGTTCCTGAAACAGATGTTCCTCAATTTTGGATTCCCTGACCTGAAAGATTTCCTGTCTCTGATCCCAGCTGACCGACAGGCAGAG CTTTTGTGCTCCATCTCTCCGGAAGAACTCAGCGAGTTTCTGAACAGGCCAAACACAGTCATTGATGGTTCTGAGCTCTGCACACTcctcaacaactacaatagaacCAATCAATACCTGGAGATG GGGTCTGTTTTATCCTCAGCTTTGGCCAGCCACacgttggggtgtgtgtggccTCGTGCTCTCAATGCCTCGTCTCAGGCTGATGTAGAACAGTGGTTTAATGTCACCCTGGTTCACTACCTGCCCtacctcagttctcagctcatcAGCTCTGCCCAGCTCAGTGGCGCCTCCTGTCTGTCATACAGGAAACTGTGA